Proteins encoded in a region of the Leopardus geoffroyi isolate Oge1 chromosome E2, O.geoffroyi_Oge1_pat1.0, whole genome shotgun sequence genome:
- the SPRED3 gene encoding sprouty-related, EVH1 domain-containing protein 3 isoform X3, translating into MGSKKIHMRRHPAVRGNDGWGCGNVLRDEKETGLIGEEQGGGREVENWGCGGQDGNDGERDEGGCGEKRWIRRRYMVQVRAVVMARDDSSGGWLPVGGGGLSQVSVCRVRGARPEGGARQGHYVIHGERLRDQKTTLECTLRPGLVYNKVNPIFHHWSLGDCKFGLTFQSPAEADEFQKSLLAALAALGRGSLTPSSSSSSSSPSQDTAETPCPLTSYPPLLPFTGIPEPSEPLAGVGGPGWGGRGYEDYRRAGPPAPLALSTCVVRFAKTGALRGAALGPPTALPAPLAEAAPPAPPARPPPGPGPAPAPAKASPEAEEAARCVHCRALFRRRADGRGGRCAEAPDPGRLLVRRLSCLWCAESLLYHCLSDAEGDFSDPCACEPGHPRPAARWAALAALSLAVPCLCCYAPLRACHWVAARCGCAGCGGRHEEAAR; encoded by the exons ATGGGCTCTAAGAAAATACATATGCGCAGGCACCCAGCTGTGAGGGGGAATGATGGGTGGGGCTGTGGGAATGTGCTGAGGGATGAGAAGGAGACTGGGTTGATaggggaagagcagggagggggaagggaagtggaAAACTGGGGCTGTGGGGGTCAGGATGGGAACGATGGGGAAAGGGACGAAGGTGGGTGCGGAGAGAAAAGGTGGATACGGAGAAG gTACATGGTTCAGGTCCGAGCCGTGGTGATGGCCCGAGATGACTCCAGTGGGGGCTGGCTgcctgtggggggcgggggcctcAGCCAGGTGAGCGTTTGTCGGGTCCGAGGGGCCAGGCCCGAGGGGGGGGCCCGCCAGGGGCACTACGTCATCCACGGGGAGCGCCTTCGGGACCAGAAA aCCACCTTGGAGTGTACCCTGAGGCCAGGCTTGGTTTACAACAAGGTGAACCCCATCTTCCATCACTGGAGCCTGGGCGACTGCAAGTTTGGGCTGACGTTTCAGAGTCCCGCAGAAGCGGACGAGTTCCAGAAGAGCCTGCTGGCTGCACTGGCTGCACTGGGGCGAG gCTCGCtcaccccctcttcctcctcctcttcctcctccccttcccaggaCACCGCAGAGACTCCCTGCCCTCTGACG AGCTACCCTCCGCTCCTACCGTTCACGGGGATTCCGGAGCCCTCAGAGCCCCTGGCCGGGGTAGGGGGCCCGGGCTGGGGCGGCCGTGGCTATGAGGATTATCGGCGCGCTGGGCCGCCCGCACCCCTCGCCCTGTCCACCTGCGTCGTGCGCTTCGCCAAGACCGGCGCGTTGAGGGGTGCAGCCCTGGGGCCTCCCACCGCGCTACCCGCCCCTCTCGCCGAGGCTGCGCCCCCAGCGCCCCCGGCTCGCCCGCCACCCGGCCCCGGCCCTGCGCCTGCGCCGGCCAAGGCCTCCCCGGAGGCAGAGGAGGCGGCGCGCTGCGTGCACTGCCGTGCGCTCTTCCGCCGCCGAGCTGACGGGCGTGGTGGCCGCTGCGCGGAGGCCCCGGACCCGGGTCGCCTGCTGGTGCGCCGGCTCAGTTGCCTGTGGTGCGCCGAGAGCTTGCTCTACCACTGCCTGTCAGACGCCGAGGGCGACTTCTCGGACCCGTGCGCCTGCGAGCCGGGCCACCCGCGTCCCGCCGCGCGCTGGGCCGCGCTGGCCGCCCTCTCCCTGGCGGTGCCCTGCCTCTGCTGCTATGCGCCCCTGCGCGCATGCCACTGGGTCGCGGCACGATGTGGCTGCGCTGGCTGCGGGGGTCGCCACGAGGAGGCGGCGCGGTGA
- the SPRED3 gene encoding sprouty-related, EVH1 domain-containing protein 3 isoform X4: MVQVRAVVMARDDSSGGWLPVGGGGLSQVSVCRVRGARPEGGARQGHYVIHGERLRDQKTTLECTLRPGLVYNKVNPIFHHWSLGDCKFGLTFQSPAEADEFQKSLLAALAALGRGSLTPSSSSSSSSPSQDTAETPCPLTSHVDSESSSSHSHQETPPTAAAATIITVESASGFGPATSPQRRRSSAQSYPPLLPFTGIPEPSEPLAGVGGPGWGGRGYEDYRRAGPPAPLALSTCVVRFAKTGALRGAALGPPTALPAPLAEAAPPAPPARPPPGPGPAPAPAKASPEAEEAARCVHCRALFRRRADGRGGRCAEAPDPGRLLVRRLSCLWCAESLLYHCLSDAEGDFSDPCACEPGHPRPAARWAALAALSLAVPCLCCYAPLRACHWVAARCGCAGCGGRHEEAAR, from the exons ATGGTTCAGGTCCGAGCCGTGGTGATGGCCCGAGATGACTCCAGTGGGGGCTGGCTgcctgtggggggcgggggcctcAGCCAGGTGAGCGTTTGTCGGGTCCGAGGGGCCAGGCCCGAGGGGGGGGCCCGCCAGGGGCACTACGTCATCCACGGGGAGCGCCTTCGGGACCAGAAA aCCACCTTGGAGTGTACCCTGAGGCCAGGCTTGGTTTACAACAAGGTGAACCCCATCTTCCATCACTGGAGCCTGGGCGACTGCAAGTTTGGGCTGACGTTTCAGAGTCCCGCAGAAGCGGACGAGTTCCAGAAGAGCCTGCTGGCTGCACTGGCTGCACTGGGGCGAG gCTCGCtcaccccctcttcctcctcctcttcctcctccccttcccaggaCACCGCAGAGACTCCCTGCCCTCTGACG TCCCATGTGGACAGCGAGTCCTCCTCCAGTCACAGCCACCAGGAGACGCCTCCCACCGCCGCGGCGGCCACTATCATCACTGTGGAGTCAGCTTCTGGCTTCGGGCCGGCCACGTCCCCCCAGCGCCGGCGCTCCTCCGCTCAG AGCTACCCTCCGCTCCTACCGTTCACGGGGATTCCGGAGCCCTCAGAGCCCCTGGCCGGGGTAGGGGGCCCGGGCTGGGGCGGCCGTGGCTATGAGGATTATCGGCGCGCTGGGCCGCCCGCACCCCTCGCCCTGTCCACCTGCGTCGTGCGCTTCGCCAAGACCGGCGCGTTGAGGGGTGCAGCCCTGGGGCCTCCCACCGCGCTACCCGCCCCTCTCGCCGAGGCTGCGCCCCCAGCGCCCCCGGCTCGCCCGCCACCCGGCCCCGGCCCTGCGCCTGCGCCGGCCAAGGCCTCCCCGGAGGCAGAGGAGGCGGCGCGCTGCGTGCACTGCCGTGCGCTCTTCCGCCGCCGAGCTGACGGGCGTGGTGGCCGCTGCGCGGAGGCCCCGGACCCGGGTCGCCTGCTGGTGCGCCGGCTCAGTTGCCTGTGGTGCGCCGAGAGCTTGCTCTACCACTGCCTGTCAGACGCCGAGGGCGACTTCTCGGACCCGTGCGCCTGCGAGCCGGGCCACCCGCGTCCCGCCGCGCGCTGGGCCGCGCTGGCCGCCCTCTCCCTGGCGGTGCCCTGCCTCTGCTGCTATGCGCCCCTGCGCGCATGCCACTGGGTCGCGGCACGATGTGGCTGCGCTGGCTGCGGGGGTCGCCACGAGGAGGCGGCGCGGTGA
- the SPRED3 gene encoding sprouty-related, EVH1 domain-containing protein 3 isoform X2, with product MGSKKIHMRRHPAVRGNDGWGCGNVLRDEKETGLIGEEQGGGREVENWGCGGQDGNDGERDEGGCGEKRWIRRRYMVQVRAVVMARDDSSGGWLPVGGGGLSQTTLECTLRPGLVYNKVNPIFHHWSLGDCKFGLTFQSPAEADEFQKSLLAALAALGRGSLTPSSSSSSSSPSQDTAETPCPLTSHVDSESSSSHSHQETPPTAAAATIITVESASGFGPATSPQRRRSSAQSYPPLLPFTGIPEPSEPLAGVGGPGWGGRGYEDYRRAGPPAPLALSTCVVRFAKTGALRGAALGPPTALPAPLAEAAPPAPPARPPPGPGPAPAPAKASPEAEEAARCVHCRALFRRRADGRGGRCAEAPDPGRLLVRRLSCLWCAESLLYHCLSDAEGDFSDPCACEPGHPRPAARWAALAALSLAVPCLCCYAPLRACHWVAARCGCAGCGGRHEEAAR from the exons ATGGGCTCTAAGAAAATACATATGCGCAGGCACCCAGCTGTGAGGGGGAATGATGGGTGGGGCTGTGGGAATGTGCTGAGGGATGAGAAGGAGACTGGGTTGATaggggaagagcagggagggggaagggaagtggaAAACTGGGGCTGTGGGGGTCAGGATGGGAACGATGGGGAAAGGGACGAAGGTGGGTGCGGAGAGAAAAGGTGGATACGGAGAAG gTACATGGTTCAGGTCCGAGCCGTGGTGATGGCCCGAGATGACTCCAGTGGGGGCTGGCTgcctgtggggggcgggggcctcAGCCAG aCCACCTTGGAGTGTACCCTGAGGCCAGGCTTGGTTTACAACAAGGTGAACCCCATCTTCCATCACTGGAGCCTGGGCGACTGCAAGTTTGGGCTGACGTTTCAGAGTCCCGCAGAAGCGGACGAGTTCCAGAAGAGCCTGCTGGCTGCACTGGCTGCACTGGGGCGAG gCTCGCtcaccccctcttcctcctcctcttcctcctccccttcccaggaCACCGCAGAGACTCCCTGCCCTCTGACG TCCCATGTGGACAGCGAGTCCTCCTCCAGTCACAGCCACCAGGAGACGCCTCCCACCGCCGCGGCGGCCACTATCATCACTGTGGAGTCAGCTTCTGGCTTCGGGCCGGCCACGTCCCCCCAGCGCCGGCGCTCCTCCGCTCAG AGCTACCCTCCGCTCCTACCGTTCACGGGGATTCCGGAGCCCTCAGAGCCCCTGGCCGGGGTAGGGGGCCCGGGCTGGGGCGGCCGTGGCTATGAGGATTATCGGCGCGCTGGGCCGCCCGCACCCCTCGCCCTGTCCACCTGCGTCGTGCGCTTCGCCAAGACCGGCGCGTTGAGGGGTGCAGCCCTGGGGCCTCCCACCGCGCTACCCGCCCCTCTCGCCGAGGCTGCGCCCCCAGCGCCCCCGGCTCGCCCGCCACCCGGCCCCGGCCCTGCGCCTGCGCCGGCCAAGGCCTCCCCGGAGGCAGAGGAGGCGGCGCGCTGCGTGCACTGCCGTGCGCTCTTCCGCCGCCGAGCTGACGGGCGTGGTGGCCGCTGCGCGGAGGCCCCGGACCCGGGTCGCCTGCTGGTGCGCCGGCTCAGTTGCCTGTGGTGCGCCGAGAGCTTGCTCTACCACTGCCTGTCAGACGCCGAGGGCGACTTCTCGGACCCGTGCGCCTGCGAGCCGGGCCACCCGCGTCCCGCCGCGCGCTGGGCCGCGCTGGCCGCCCTCTCCCTGGCGGTGCCCTGCCTCTGCTGCTATGCGCCCCTGCGCGCATGCCACTGGGTCGCGGCACGATGTGGCTGCGCTGGCTGCGGGGGTCGCCACGAGGAGGCGGCGCGGTGA
- the SPRED3 gene encoding sprouty-related, EVH1 domain-containing protein 3 isoform X1: MGSKKIHMRRHPAVRGNDGWGCGNVLRDEKETGLIGEEQGGGREVENWGCGGQDGNDGERDEGGCGEKRWIRRRYMVQVRAVVMARDDSSGGWLPVGGGGLSQVSVCRVRGARPEGGARQGHYVIHGERLRDQKTTLECTLRPGLVYNKVNPIFHHWSLGDCKFGLTFQSPAEADEFQKSLLAALAALGRGSLTPSSSSSSSSPSQDTAETPCPLTSHVDSESSSSHSHQETPPTAAAATIITVESASGFGPATSPQRRRSSAQSYPPLLPFTGIPEPSEPLAGVGGPGWGGRGYEDYRRAGPPAPLALSTCVVRFAKTGALRGAALGPPTALPAPLAEAAPPAPPARPPPGPGPAPAPAKASPEAEEAARCVHCRALFRRRADGRGGRCAEAPDPGRLLVRRLSCLWCAESLLYHCLSDAEGDFSDPCACEPGHPRPAARWAALAALSLAVPCLCCYAPLRACHWVAARCGCAGCGGRHEEAAR; this comes from the exons ATGGGCTCTAAGAAAATACATATGCGCAGGCACCCAGCTGTGAGGGGGAATGATGGGTGGGGCTGTGGGAATGTGCTGAGGGATGAGAAGGAGACTGGGTTGATaggggaagagcagggagggggaagggaagtggaAAACTGGGGCTGTGGGGGTCAGGATGGGAACGATGGGGAAAGGGACGAAGGTGGGTGCGGAGAGAAAAGGTGGATACGGAGAAG gTACATGGTTCAGGTCCGAGCCGTGGTGATGGCCCGAGATGACTCCAGTGGGGGCTGGCTgcctgtggggggcgggggcctcAGCCAGGTGAGCGTTTGTCGGGTCCGAGGGGCCAGGCCCGAGGGGGGGGCCCGCCAGGGGCACTACGTCATCCACGGGGAGCGCCTTCGGGACCAGAAA aCCACCTTGGAGTGTACCCTGAGGCCAGGCTTGGTTTACAACAAGGTGAACCCCATCTTCCATCACTGGAGCCTGGGCGACTGCAAGTTTGGGCTGACGTTTCAGAGTCCCGCAGAAGCGGACGAGTTCCAGAAGAGCCTGCTGGCTGCACTGGCTGCACTGGGGCGAG gCTCGCtcaccccctcttcctcctcctcttcctcctccccttcccaggaCACCGCAGAGACTCCCTGCCCTCTGACG TCCCATGTGGACAGCGAGTCCTCCTCCAGTCACAGCCACCAGGAGACGCCTCCCACCGCCGCGGCGGCCACTATCATCACTGTGGAGTCAGCTTCTGGCTTCGGGCCGGCCACGTCCCCCCAGCGCCGGCGCTCCTCCGCTCAG AGCTACCCTCCGCTCCTACCGTTCACGGGGATTCCGGAGCCCTCAGAGCCCCTGGCCGGGGTAGGGGGCCCGGGCTGGGGCGGCCGTGGCTATGAGGATTATCGGCGCGCTGGGCCGCCCGCACCCCTCGCCCTGTCCACCTGCGTCGTGCGCTTCGCCAAGACCGGCGCGTTGAGGGGTGCAGCCCTGGGGCCTCCCACCGCGCTACCCGCCCCTCTCGCCGAGGCTGCGCCCCCAGCGCCCCCGGCTCGCCCGCCACCCGGCCCCGGCCCTGCGCCTGCGCCGGCCAAGGCCTCCCCGGAGGCAGAGGAGGCGGCGCGCTGCGTGCACTGCCGTGCGCTCTTCCGCCGCCGAGCTGACGGGCGTGGTGGCCGCTGCGCGGAGGCCCCGGACCCGGGTCGCCTGCTGGTGCGCCGGCTCAGTTGCCTGTGGTGCGCCGAGAGCTTGCTCTACCACTGCCTGTCAGACGCCGAGGGCGACTTCTCGGACCCGTGCGCCTGCGAGCCGGGCCACCCGCGTCCCGCCGCGCGCTGGGCCGCGCTGGCCGCCCTCTCCCTGGCGGTGCCCTGCCTCTGCTGCTATGCGCCCCTGCGCGCATGCCACTGGGTCGCGGCACGATGTGGCTGCGCTGGCTGCGGGGGTCGCCACGAGGAGGCGGCGCGGTGA
- the SPRED3 gene encoding sprouty-related, EVH1 domain-containing protein 3 isoform X6 yields MVQVRAVVMARDDSSGGWLPVGGGGLSQTTLECTLRPGLVYNKVNPIFHHWSLGDCKFGLTFQSPAEADEFQKSLLAALAALGRGSLTPSSSSSSSSPSQDTAETPCPLTSHVDSESSSSHSHQETPPTAAAATIITVESASGFGPATSPQRRRSSAQSYPPLLPFTGIPEPSEPLAGVGGPGWGGRGYEDYRRAGPPAPLALSTCVVRFAKTGALRGAALGPPTALPAPLAEAAPPAPPARPPPGPGPAPAPAKASPEAEEAARCVHCRALFRRRADGRGGRCAEAPDPGRLLVRRLSCLWCAESLLYHCLSDAEGDFSDPCACEPGHPRPAARWAALAALSLAVPCLCCYAPLRACHWVAARCGCAGCGGRHEEAAR; encoded by the exons ATGGTTCAGGTCCGAGCCGTGGTGATGGCCCGAGATGACTCCAGTGGGGGCTGGCTgcctgtggggggcgggggcctcAGCCAG aCCACCTTGGAGTGTACCCTGAGGCCAGGCTTGGTTTACAACAAGGTGAACCCCATCTTCCATCACTGGAGCCTGGGCGACTGCAAGTTTGGGCTGACGTTTCAGAGTCCCGCAGAAGCGGACGAGTTCCAGAAGAGCCTGCTGGCTGCACTGGCTGCACTGGGGCGAG gCTCGCtcaccccctcttcctcctcctcttcctcctccccttcccaggaCACCGCAGAGACTCCCTGCCCTCTGACG TCCCATGTGGACAGCGAGTCCTCCTCCAGTCACAGCCACCAGGAGACGCCTCCCACCGCCGCGGCGGCCACTATCATCACTGTGGAGTCAGCTTCTGGCTTCGGGCCGGCCACGTCCCCCCAGCGCCGGCGCTCCTCCGCTCAG AGCTACCCTCCGCTCCTACCGTTCACGGGGATTCCGGAGCCCTCAGAGCCCCTGGCCGGGGTAGGGGGCCCGGGCTGGGGCGGCCGTGGCTATGAGGATTATCGGCGCGCTGGGCCGCCCGCACCCCTCGCCCTGTCCACCTGCGTCGTGCGCTTCGCCAAGACCGGCGCGTTGAGGGGTGCAGCCCTGGGGCCTCCCACCGCGCTACCCGCCCCTCTCGCCGAGGCTGCGCCCCCAGCGCCCCCGGCTCGCCCGCCACCCGGCCCCGGCCCTGCGCCTGCGCCGGCCAAGGCCTCCCCGGAGGCAGAGGAGGCGGCGCGCTGCGTGCACTGCCGTGCGCTCTTCCGCCGCCGAGCTGACGGGCGTGGTGGCCGCTGCGCGGAGGCCCCGGACCCGGGTCGCCTGCTGGTGCGCCGGCTCAGTTGCCTGTGGTGCGCCGAGAGCTTGCTCTACCACTGCCTGTCAGACGCCGAGGGCGACTTCTCGGACCCGTGCGCCTGCGAGCCGGGCCACCCGCGTCCCGCCGCGCGCTGGGCCGCGCTGGCCGCCCTCTCCCTGGCGGTGCCCTGCCTCTGCTGCTATGCGCCCCTGCGCGCATGCCACTGGGTCGCGGCACGATGTGGCTGCGCTGGCTGCGGGGGTCGCCACGAGGAGGCGGCGCGGTGA
- the SPRED3 gene encoding sprouty-related, EVH1 domain-containing protein 3 isoform X5, translated as MGSKKIHMRRHPAVRGNDGWGCGNVLRDEKETGLIGEEQGGGREVENWGCGGQDGNDGERDEGGCGEKRWIRRRYMVQVRAVVMARDDSSGGWLPVGGGGLSQTTLECTLRPGLVYNKVNPIFHHWSLGDCKFGLTFQSPAEADEFQKSLLAALAALGRGSLTPSSSSSSSSPSQDTAETPCPLTSYPPLLPFTGIPEPSEPLAGVGGPGWGGRGYEDYRRAGPPAPLALSTCVVRFAKTGALRGAALGPPTALPAPLAEAAPPAPPARPPPGPGPAPAPAKASPEAEEAARCVHCRALFRRRADGRGGRCAEAPDPGRLLVRRLSCLWCAESLLYHCLSDAEGDFSDPCACEPGHPRPAARWAALAALSLAVPCLCCYAPLRACHWVAARCGCAGCGGRHEEAAR; from the exons ATGGGCTCTAAGAAAATACATATGCGCAGGCACCCAGCTGTGAGGGGGAATGATGGGTGGGGCTGTGGGAATGTGCTGAGGGATGAGAAGGAGACTGGGTTGATaggggaagagcagggagggggaagggaagtggaAAACTGGGGCTGTGGGGGTCAGGATGGGAACGATGGGGAAAGGGACGAAGGTGGGTGCGGAGAGAAAAGGTGGATACGGAGAAG gTACATGGTTCAGGTCCGAGCCGTGGTGATGGCCCGAGATGACTCCAGTGGGGGCTGGCTgcctgtggggggcgggggcctcAGCCAG aCCACCTTGGAGTGTACCCTGAGGCCAGGCTTGGTTTACAACAAGGTGAACCCCATCTTCCATCACTGGAGCCTGGGCGACTGCAAGTTTGGGCTGACGTTTCAGAGTCCCGCAGAAGCGGACGAGTTCCAGAAGAGCCTGCTGGCTGCACTGGCTGCACTGGGGCGAG gCTCGCtcaccccctcttcctcctcctcttcctcctccccttcccaggaCACCGCAGAGACTCCCTGCCCTCTGACG AGCTACCCTCCGCTCCTACCGTTCACGGGGATTCCGGAGCCCTCAGAGCCCCTGGCCGGGGTAGGGGGCCCGGGCTGGGGCGGCCGTGGCTATGAGGATTATCGGCGCGCTGGGCCGCCCGCACCCCTCGCCCTGTCCACCTGCGTCGTGCGCTTCGCCAAGACCGGCGCGTTGAGGGGTGCAGCCCTGGGGCCTCCCACCGCGCTACCCGCCCCTCTCGCCGAGGCTGCGCCCCCAGCGCCCCCGGCTCGCCCGCCACCCGGCCCCGGCCCTGCGCCTGCGCCGGCCAAGGCCTCCCCGGAGGCAGAGGAGGCGGCGCGCTGCGTGCACTGCCGTGCGCTCTTCCGCCGCCGAGCTGACGGGCGTGGTGGCCGCTGCGCGGAGGCCCCGGACCCGGGTCGCCTGCTGGTGCGCCGGCTCAGTTGCCTGTGGTGCGCCGAGAGCTTGCTCTACCACTGCCTGTCAGACGCCGAGGGCGACTTCTCGGACCCGTGCGCCTGCGAGCCGGGCCACCCGCGTCCCGCCGCGCGCTGGGCCGCGCTGGCCGCCCTCTCCCTGGCGGTGCCCTGCCTCTGCTGCTATGCGCCCCTGCGCGCATGCCACTGGGTCGCGGCACGATGTGGCTGCGCTGGCTGCGGGGGTCGCCACGAGGAGGCGGCGCGGTGA